In Onychostoma macrolepis isolate SWU-2019 chromosome 14, ASM1243209v1, whole genome shotgun sequence, a single window of DNA contains:
- the itga6l gene encoding integrin alpha-6 isoform X3, protein MKLDYACQAMIEDERACVQVSFTDSAPERSIIMLFSQWALLLTVWILRVEVSSFNLDTQNVMNKRGEAGSLFGFAMAMHHQLKPSEERVLLIGAPHAKALPSQNANISGGLYRCKFTTKSDNCERISVDIKERPRNTPGQDYRENQWLGVRVRSQGRGGKVVTCAHRYQDWSFDNRRLLGRCFVLEQDLNLVTDGESTRAICKNRAPDKHKFGYCQQGVSVAFSKDNKYLVYGAPGAYEWKGIVHMEPVDNFSIETYETGDHNQHQHELIPVDISSLLGFAVDTGMNLMKKGELNVVAGAPRSNHSGEVLLLRPEEKAETRNLKTEYILHGPGLASSFGYDLAVLDLNGDGWDDLVVGAPEFSKISMDEDVGGAVYVYINQGKGQRWNQIKPVCLYGKRDSMFGLAVAHIGDINQDGYQDFAVSAPNEDTGRGRVYIYHGSAAEFRQNPEVLDAGDPSIKSFGYSLAGNMDIDDNGYPDLAVGSLSDSVQVYRSKPVVNIEKTLKLTPNTIDFKAQDCKRYPCNITAQSCFTYTSQPPTYNHKLRIKYTLKADTLWIERGLRSRVVFVNSEDAQGYQELSVQGKQECIQTKLRLLGDIQDRLTNIFISLSVSLAPNNPKQTVRNLPGLEPVLNALQENATKAEVTFRNSGCGSDNICQSNLQLEYRFCTKGQQQDKCDPLTMENDIPVISPGDKNIALEVTVTNIGGDDAHQSQLSVVFPEFLQLSSVEPKKSSEIQVQCNPNENKTKADCQLGNPFKRDSEVSFFLILNTERLSLRVTSANVTMLLKTISIQNIPVVVAEAKIIFELHLKVAGLAKPSQLFFGGEVKDLKAMKSEDDIGSSVHYEFRIINLGRPLKSFGSVVLNIQWPNATKKGKQLLYLVQIKDHRKNIIHCTPAEAINPLRFIKASSRGRREVEHESGLKALASTDFFPFLDNKRKYKTLTCADDLRCVAIKCPLEEVDSTTAVVLHARLWNNTFLEEYSSLNYLDIVLDAFLTLNSTQKNIGMQPSNTKVKLTVFRERKPALLSRVPWWVILLSILTALLLLGLLFYLLRKFKCLNCGMCAKEKKVY, encoded by the exons ATGA AACTTGACTACGCCTGCCAGGCAATGATTGAGGATGAAAGGGCATGTGTGCAGGTTTCCTTTACAG ATTCAGCTCCAGAGAGGTCCATCATCATGTTGTTCAGTCAGTGGGCTCTCCTCTTGACCGTGTGGATTCTTCGTGTGGAGGTTTCATCTTTTAACCTGGACACGCAGAACGTGATGAACAAGCGTGGAGAAGCTGGCTCTTTGTTTGGGTTTGCTATGGCCATGCACCATCAGCTCAAACCTTCAGAGGAGCGAGT ATTGCTGATTGGAGCTCCTCATGCTAAAGCATTGCCCAGTCAAAATGCCAATATATCTGGAGGTCTGTACAGATGTAAATTCACAACAAAATCTGATAATTGTGAACGCATTTCTGTTGATATAAAAG AACGTCCCCGAAACACTCCTGGGCAAGATTATAGAGAAAATCAATGGCTGGGCGTCCGTGTCCGAAGTCAGGGACGAGGAGGCAAAGTAGTG ACTTGTGCCCACAGGTACCAGGATTGGAGTTTTGACAACCGGCGGTTATTGGGCAGATGTTTTGTCCTGGAACAGGACCTTAACTTGGTGACGGACGGAGAGTCCACAAGAGCTATTTGTAAGAATCGGGCACCAGATAAGCACAAGTTTGGCTACTGTCAACAAGGGGTCTCTGTAGCATTTTCCAAAGACAACAAATATCTTGTTTATGGAGCTCCAGGAGCATATGAATGGAAAG GCATTGTGCACATGGAGCCTGTTGATAACTTCTCTATAGAGACATATGAAACGGGAGATCATAATCAGCATCAACACGAGCTTATTCCTGTGGACATCAGCAGCCTTTTAG GCTTTGCTGTCGATACTGGGATGAACCTAATGAAAAAAGGAGAGCTGAATGTTGTGGCCGGGGCTCCGCGATCAAACCACAGCGGGGAGGTTTTGCTGCTGAGACCAGAAGAAAAGGCAGAAACAAGGAACCTGAAAACTGAGTACATCCTTCATGGCCCAGGTTTGGCCTCCTCCTTTGGCTATGACCTCGCTGTTCTTGACTTAAATGGAGATGG GTGGGATGATCTTGTTGTGGGTGCACCCGAGTTCTCCAAAATAAGCATGGATGAAGATGTAGGAGGAGCTGTGTATGTTTACATCAACCAAGGCAAAGGACAGCGCTGGAACCAAATCAAACCAGTGTGTCTATATGGGAAAAGGGACTCCATGTTTGGACTAGCAGTGGCGCATATTGGGGATATCAATCAAGATGGATACCAAG ATTTTGCGGTGAGTGCTCCTAATGAGGATACAGGGAGAGGTCGAGTCTACATATATCATGGATCAGCTGCAGAGTTTCGTCAAAATCCAGAG GTTTTAGATGCTGGAGACCCTAGTATCAAATCGTTTGGTTATTCTTTGGCTGGAAACATGGATATAGATGATAATGGCTATCCAGACCTGGCTGTGGGTTCACTTTCAGATAGTGTTCAAGTTTATAG gaGTAAACCAGTGGTAAACATAGAAAAGACCTTAAAATTAACGCCGAATACTATTGATTTCAAGGCTCAGGACTGCAAGAGATATCCATG caATATTACAGCTCAGTCCTGCTTCACTTACACTTCCCAACCACCCACATACAATCACAAACTGA GGATCAAGTACACATTAAAGGCTGATACATTGTGGATAGAGAGGGGTCTTCGTTCACGAGTGGTCTTTGTGAATTCTGAGGATGCACAGGGATACCAGGAACTGTCTGTCCAAGGCAAACAAGAGTGTATCCAGACCAAGCTCAGGCTGCTG GGAGATATCCAGGATAGGTTGACCAACATTTTCATCAGCCTGTCGGTTTCTTTGGCGCCTaacaatccaaaacagacaGTCAGAAACCTCCCTGGCTTAGAGCCAGTTCTGAACGCTCTGCAAGAAAATGCAACCAAAGCAGAG GTCACCTTTAGAAATTCTGGCTGTGGAAGTGACAACATCTGTCAGAGTAATCTGCAGCTCGAGTATAGGTTCTGCACCAAAGGCCAACAACAAGACAAATGTGACCCTCTAACCAT GGAAAATGATATTCCTGTCATTTCTCCTGGTGATAAGAACATTGCCCTGGAGGTCACTGTAACCAACATAGGTGGAGACGATGCACACCAGAGCCAACTTTCTGTGGTGTTTCCAGAATTTCTGCAGCTGTCATCAGTCGAGCCGAAGAAGAGTAGC GAAATTCAGGTGCAGTGTAAcccaaatgaaaataaaacaaaggctGACTGCCAACTTGGAAATCCTTTTAAAAGAGACTCAGAG GTTTCATTCTTCCTGATACTTAACACAGAAAGGCTTTCCTTGAGAGTAACAAGCGCTAATGTGACTATGTTGCTAAAAAC GATCAGCATTCAAAATATCCCAGTAGTCGTTGCAGAAGCAAAAATTATCTTTGAACTGCATCTGAAAGTCGCTGG TCTTGCTAAACCTTCCCAATTATTCTTTGGAGGAGAAGTAAAAGATTTGAAAGCAATGAAATCAGAAGATGATATCGGCTCTTCGGTCCACTATGAGTTTAGG ATCATTAACCTTGGTCGGCCTCTGAAGTCCTTCGGTTCTGTTGTGCTGAACATTCAGTGGCCAAATGCAACCAAGAAGGGAAAACAGCTCCTGTACCTTGTGCAGATCAAGGATCAtcgaaaaaatattattcactGCACGCCAGCAGAGGCAATCAACCCACTCCGATTTATCAAG GCATCATCTAGAGGACGGCGTGAAGTAGAGCATGAATCAGGCTTGAAGGCTCTTGCCTCTActgatttttttccctttttggACAACAAACGAAAGTATAAAACCCTG ACATGTGCTGATGACTTAAGATGTGTGGCGATAAAGTGCCCTCTTGAGGAAGTGGACAGCACTACAGCCGTTGTTCTTCATGCACGCTTATGGAACAATACTTTTCTTGAG GAGTATAGTTCATTGAACTACTTGGATATTGTACTGGATGCATTTTTGACTCTTAATTCGACTCAGAAGAATATTGGGATGCAGCCATCCAATACTAAG GTGAAGCTAACGGTTTTTCGTGAAAGAAAGCCTGCTTTGCTCAGTCGAGTCCCATGGTGGGTCATTCTACTCAGCATATTGACTGCACTGCTTTTACTGGGTCTTCTCTTCTACCTGTTAAGGAAG tttaaatgcttgaaTTGTGGAATGTGTGCTAAAGAAAAGAAGGTATACTAA
- the itga6l gene encoding integrin alpha-6 isoform X4: MCAGFLYSPDSAPERSIIMLFSQWALLLTVWILRVEVSSFNLDTQNVMNKRGEAGSLFGFAMAMHHQLKPSEERVLLIGAPHAKALPSQNANISGGLYRCKFTTKSDNCERISVDIKERPRNTPGQDYRENQWLGVRVRSQGRGGKVVTCAHRYQDWSFDNRRLLGRCFVLEQDLNLVTDGESTRAICKNRAPDKHKFGYCQQGVSVAFSKDNKYLVYGAPGAYEWKGIVHMEPVDNFSIETYETGDHNQHQHELIPVDISSLLGFAVDTGMNLMKKGELNVVAGAPRSNHSGEVLLLRPEEKAETRNLKTEYILHGPGLASSFGYDLAVLDLNGDGWDDLVVGAPEFSKISMDEDVGGAVYVYINQGKGQRWNQIKPVCLYGKRDSMFGLAVAHIGDINQDGYQDFAVSAPNEDTGRGRVYIYHGSAAEFRQNPEVLDAGDPSIKSFGYSLAGNMDIDDNGYPDLAVGSLSDSVQVYRSKPVVNIEKTLKLTPNTIDFKAQDCKRYPCNITAQSCFTYTSQPPTYNHKLRIKYTLKADTLWIERGLRSRVVFVNSEDAQGYQELSVQGKQECIQTKLRLLGDIQDRLTNIFISLSVSLAPNNPKQTVRNLPGLEPVLNALQENATKAEVTFRNSGCGSDNICQSNLQLEYRFCTKGQQQDKCDPLTMENDIPVISPGDKNIALEVTVTNIGGDDAHQSQLSVVFPEFLQLSSVEPKKSSEIQVQCNPNENKTKADCQLGNPFKRDSEVSFFLILNTERLSLRVTSANVTMLLKTISIQNIPVVVAEAKIIFELHLKVAGLAKPSQLFFGGEVKDLKAMKSEDDIGSSVHYEFRIINLGRPLKSFGSVVLNIQWPNATKKGKQLLYLVQIKDHRKNIIHCTPAEAINPLRFIKASSRGRREVEHESGLKALASTDFFPFLDNKRKYKTLTCADDLRCVAIKCPLEEVDSTTAVVLHARLWNNTFLEEYSSLNYLDIVLDAFLTLNSTQKNIGMQPSNTKVKLTVFRERKPALLSRVPWWVILLSILTALLLLGLLFYLLRKFKCLNCGMCAKEKKVY; this comes from the exons ATGTGTGCAGGTTTCCTTTACAG TCCAGATTCAGCTCCAGAGAGGTCCATCATCATGTTGTTCAGTCAGTGGGCTCTCCTCTTGACCGTGTGGATTCTTCGTGTGGAGGTTTCATCTTTTAACCTGGACACGCAGAACGTGATGAACAAGCGTGGAGAAGCTGGCTCTTTGTTTGGGTTTGCTATGGCCATGCACCATCAGCTCAAACCTTCAGAGGAGCGAGT ATTGCTGATTGGAGCTCCTCATGCTAAAGCATTGCCCAGTCAAAATGCCAATATATCTGGAGGTCTGTACAGATGTAAATTCACAACAAAATCTGATAATTGTGAACGCATTTCTGTTGATATAAAAG AACGTCCCCGAAACACTCCTGGGCAAGATTATAGAGAAAATCAATGGCTGGGCGTCCGTGTCCGAAGTCAGGGACGAGGAGGCAAAGTAGTG ACTTGTGCCCACAGGTACCAGGATTGGAGTTTTGACAACCGGCGGTTATTGGGCAGATGTTTTGTCCTGGAACAGGACCTTAACTTGGTGACGGACGGAGAGTCCACAAGAGCTATTTGTAAGAATCGGGCACCAGATAAGCACAAGTTTGGCTACTGTCAACAAGGGGTCTCTGTAGCATTTTCCAAAGACAACAAATATCTTGTTTATGGAGCTCCAGGAGCATATGAATGGAAAG GCATTGTGCACATGGAGCCTGTTGATAACTTCTCTATAGAGACATATGAAACGGGAGATCATAATCAGCATCAACACGAGCTTATTCCTGTGGACATCAGCAGCCTTTTAG GCTTTGCTGTCGATACTGGGATGAACCTAATGAAAAAAGGAGAGCTGAATGTTGTGGCCGGGGCTCCGCGATCAAACCACAGCGGGGAGGTTTTGCTGCTGAGACCAGAAGAAAAGGCAGAAACAAGGAACCTGAAAACTGAGTACATCCTTCATGGCCCAGGTTTGGCCTCCTCCTTTGGCTATGACCTCGCTGTTCTTGACTTAAATGGAGATGG GTGGGATGATCTTGTTGTGGGTGCACCCGAGTTCTCCAAAATAAGCATGGATGAAGATGTAGGAGGAGCTGTGTATGTTTACATCAACCAAGGCAAAGGACAGCGCTGGAACCAAATCAAACCAGTGTGTCTATATGGGAAAAGGGACTCCATGTTTGGACTAGCAGTGGCGCATATTGGGGATATCAATCAAGATGGATACCAAG ATTTTGCGGTGAGTGCTCCTAATGAGGATACAGGGAGAGGTCGAGTCTACATATATCATGGATCAGCTGCAGAGTTTCGTCAAAATCCAGAG GTTTTAGATGCTGGAGACCCTAGTATCAAATCGTTTGGTTATTCTTTGGCTGGAAACATGGATATAGATGATAATGGCTATCCAGACCTGGCTGTGGGTTCACTTTCAGATAGTGTTCAAGTTTATAG gaGTAAACCAGTGGTAAACATAGAAAAGACCTTAAAATTAACGCCGAATACTATTGATTTCAAGGCTCAGGACTGCAAGAGATATCCATG caATATTACAGCTCAGTCCTGCTTCACTTACACTTCCCAACCACCCACATACAATCACAAACTGA GGATCAAGTACACATTAAAGGCTGATACATTGTGGATAGAGAGGGGTCTTCGTTCACGAGTGGTCTTTGTGAATTCTGAGGATGCACAGGGATACCAGGAACTGTCTGTCCAAGGCAAACAAGAGTGTATCCAGACCAAGCTCAGGCTGCTG GGAGATATCCAGGATAGGTTGACCAACATTTTCATCAGCCTGTCGGTTTCTTTGGCGCCTaacaatccaaaacagacaGTCAGAAACCTCCCTGGCTTAGAGCCAGTTCTGAACGCTCTGCAAGAAAATGCAACCAAAGCAGAG GTCACCTTTAGAAATTCTGGCTGTGGAAGTGACAACATCTGTCAGAGTAATCTGCAGCTCGAGTATAGGTTCTGCACCAAAGGCCAACAACAAGACAAATGTGACCCTCTAACCAT GGAAAATGATATTCCTGTCATTTCTCCTGGTGATAAGAACATTGCCCTGGAGGTCACTGTAACCAACATAGGTGGAGACGATGCACACCAGAGCCAACTTTCTGTGGTGTTTCCAGAATTTCTGCAGCTGTCATCAGTCGAGCCGAAGAAGAGTAGC GAAATTCAGGTGCAGTGTAAcccaaatgaaaataaaacaaaggctGACTGCCAACTTGGAAATCCTTTTAAAAGAGACTCAGAG GTTTCATTCTTCCTGATACTTAACACAGAAAGGCTTTCCTTGAGAGTAACAAGCGCTAATGTGACTATGTTGCTAAAAAC GATCAGCATTCAAAATATCCCAGTAGTCGTTGCAGAAGCAAAAATTATCTTTGAACTGCATCTGAAAGTCGCTGG TCTTGCTAAACCTTCCCAATTATTCTTTGGAGGAGAAGTAAAAGATTTGAAAGCAATGAAATCAGAAGATGATATCGGCTCTTCGGTCCACTATGAGTTTAGG ATCATTAACCTTGGTCGGCCTCTGAAGTCCTTCGGTTCTGTTGTGCTGAACATTCAGTGGCCAAATGCAACCAAGAAGGGAAAACAGCTCCTGTACCTTGTGCAGATCAAGGATCAtcgaaaaaatattattcactGCACGCCAGCAGAGGCAATCAACCCACTCCGATTTATCAAG GCATCATCTAGAGGACGGCGTGAAGTAGAGCATGAATCAGGCTTGAAGGCTCTTGCCTCTActgatttttttccctttttggACAACAAACGAAAGTATAAAACCCTG ACATGTGCTGATGACTTAAGATGTGTGGCGATAAAGTGCCCTCTTGAGGAAGTGGACAGCACTACAGCCGTTGTTCTTCATGCACGCTTATGGAACAATACTTTTCTTGAG GAGTATAGTTCATTGAACTACTTGGATATTGTACTGGATGCATTTTTGACTCTTAATTCGACTCAGAAGAATATTGGGATGCAGCCATCCAATACTAAG GTGAAGCTAACGGTTTTTCGTGAAAGAAAGCCTGCTTTGCTCAGTCGAGTCCCATGGTGGGTCATTCTACTCAGCATATTGACTGCACTGCTTTTACTGGGTCTTCTCTTCTACCTGTTAAGGAAG tttaaatgcttgaaTTGTGGAATGTGTGCTAAAGAAAAGAAGGTATACTAA
- the itga6l gene encoding integrin alpha-6 isoform X2, with the protein MKGHVCRFPLQREFFFWVILRSLSPDSAPERSIIMLFSQWALLLTVWILRVEVSSFNLDTQNVMNKRGEAGSLFGFAMAMHHQLKPSEERVLLIGAPHAKALPSQNANISGGLYRCKFTTKSDNCERISVDIKERPRNTPGQDYRENQWLGVRVRSQGRGGKVVTCAHRYQDWSFDNRRLLGRCFVLEQDLNLVTDGESTRAICKNRAPDKHKFGYCQQGVSVAFSKDNKYLVYGAPGAYEWKGIVHMEPVDNFSIETYETGDHNQHQHELIPVDISSLLGFAVDTGMNLMKKGELNVVAGAPRSNHSGEVLLLRPEEKAETRNLKTEYILHGPGLASSFGYDLAVLDLNGDGWDDLVVGAPEFSKISMDEDVGGAVYVYINQGKGQRWNQIKPVCLYGKRDSMFGLAVAHIGDINQDGYQDFAVSAPNEDTGRGRVYIYHGSAAEFRQNPEVLDAGDPSIKSFGYSLAGNMDIDDNGYPDLAVGSLSDSVQVYRSKPVVNIEKTLKLTPNTIDFKAQDCKRYPCNITAQSCFTYTSQPPTYNHKLRIKYTLKADTLWIERGLRSRVVFVNSEDAQGYQELSVQGKQECIQTKLRLLGDIQDRLTNIFISLSVSLAPNNPKQTVRNLPGLEPVLNALQENATKAEVTFRNSGCGSDNICQSNLQLEYRFCTKGQQQDKCDPLTMENDIPVISPGDKNIALEVTVTNIGGDDAHQSQLSVVFPEFLQLSSVEPKKSSEIQVQCNPNENKTKADCQLGNPFKRDSEVSFFLILNTERLSLRVTSANVTMLLKTISIQNIPVVVAEAKIIFELHLKVAGLAKPSQLFFGGEVKDLKAMKSEDDIGSSVHYEFRIINLGRPLKSFGSVVLNIQWPNATKKGKQLLYLVQIKDHRKNIIHCTPAEAINPLRFIKASSRGRREVEHESGLKALASTDFFPFLDNKRKYKTLTCADDLRCVAIKCPLEEVDSTTAVVLHARLWNNTFLEEYSSLNYLDIVLDAFLTLNSTQKNIGMQPSNTKVKLTVFRERKPALLSRVPWWVILLSILTALLLLGLLFYLLRKFKCLNCGMCAKEKKVY; encoded by the exons ATGAAAGGGCATGTGTGCAGGTTTCCTTTACAG CGGGAGTTTTTCTTCTGGGTGATATTACGATCTCTCAGTCCAGATTCAGCTCCAGAGAGGTCCATCATCATGTTGTTCAGTCAGTGGGCTCTCCTCTTGACCGTGTGGATTCTTCGTGTGGAGGTTTCATCTTTTAACCTGGACACGCAGAACGTGATGAACAAGCGTGGAGAAGCTGGCTCTTTGTTTGGGTTTGCTATGGCCATGCACCATCAGCTCAAACCTTCAGAGGAGCGAGT ATTGCTGATTGGAGCTCCTCATGCTAAAGCATTGCCCAGTCAAAATGCCAATATATCTGGAGGTCTGTACAGATGTAAATTCACAACAAAATCTGATAATTGTGAACGCATTTCTGTTGATATAAAAG AACGTCCCCGAAACACTCCTGGGCAAGATTATAGAGAAAATCAATGGCTGGGCGTCCGTGTCCGAAGTCAGGGACGAGGAGGCAAAGTAGTG ACTTGTGCCCACAGGTACCAGGATTGGAGTTTTGACAACCGGCGGTTATTGGGCAGATGTTTTGTCCTGGAACAGGACCTTAACTTGGTGACGGACGGAGAGTCCACAAGAGCTATTTGTAAGAATCGGGCACCAGATAAGCACAAGTTTGGCTACTGTCAACAAGGGGTCTCTGTAGCATTTTCCAAAGACAACAAATATCTTGTTTATGGAGCTCCAGGAGCATATGAATGGAAAG GCATTGTGCACATGGAGCCTGTTGATAACTTCTCTATAGAGACATATGAAACGGGAGATCATAATCAGCATCAACACGAGCTTATTCCTGTGGACATCAGCAGCCTTTTAG GCTTTGCTGTCGATACTGGGATGAACCTAATGAAAAAAGGAGAGCTGAATGTTGTGGCCGGGGCTCCGCGATCAAACCACAGCGGGGAGGTTTTGCTGCTGAGACCAGAAGAAAAGGCAGAAACAAGGAACCTGAAAACTGAGTACATCCTTCATGGCCCAGGTTTGGCCTCCTCCTTTGGCTATGACCTCGCTGTTCTTGACTTAAATGGAGATGG GTGGGATGATCTTGTTGTGGGTGCACCCGAGTTCTCCAAAATAAGCATGGATGAAGATGTAGGAGGAGCTGTGTATGTTTACATCAACCAAGGCAAAGGACAGCGCTGGAACCAAATCAAACCAGTGTGTCTATATGGGAAAAGGGACTCCATGTTTGGACTAGCAGTGGCGCATATTGGGGATATCAATCAAGATGGATACCAAG ATTTTGCGGTGAGTGCTCCTAATGAGGATACAGGGAGAGGTCGAGTCTACATATATCATGGATCAGCTGCAGAGTTTCGTCAAAATCCAGAG GTTTTAGATGCTGGAGACCCTAGTATCAAATCGTTTGGTTATTCTTTGGCTGGAAACATGGATATAGATGATAATGGCTATCCAGACCTGGCTGTGGGTTCACTTTCAGATAGTGTTCAAGTTTATAG gaGTAAACCAGTGGTAAACATAGAAAAGACCTTAAAATTAACGCCGAATACTATTGATTTCAAGGCTCAGGACTGCAAGAGATATCCATG caATATTACAGCTCAGTCCTGCTTCACTTACACTTCCCAACCACCCACATACAATCACAAACTGA GGATCAAGTACACATTAAAGGCTGATACATTGTGGATAGAGAGGGGTCTTCGTTCACGAGTGGTCTTTGTGAATTCTGAGGATGCACAGGGATACCAGGAACTGTCTGTCCAAGGCAAACAAGAGTGTATCCAGACCAAGCTCAGGCTGCTG GGAGATATCCAGGATAGGTTGACCAACATTTTCATCAGCCTGTCGGTTTCTTTGGCGCCTaacaatccaaaacagacaGTCAGAAACCTCCCTGGCTTAGAGCCAGTTCTGAACGCTCTGCAAGAAAATGCAACCAAAGCAGAG GTCACCTTTAGAAATTCTGGCTGTGGAAGTGACAACATCTGTCAGAGTAATCTGCAGCTCGAGTATAGGTTCTGCACCAAAGGCCAACAACAAGACAAATGTGACCCTCTAACCAT GGAAAATGATATTCCTGTCATTTCTCCTGGTGATAAGAACATTGCCCTGGAGGTCACTGTAACCAACATAGGTGGAGACGATGCACACCAGAGCCAACTTTCTGTGGTGTTTCCAGAATTTCTGCAGCTGTCATCAGTCGAGCCGAAGAAGAGTAGC GAAATTCAGGTGCAGTGTAAcccaaatgaaaataaaacaaaggctGACTGCCAACTTGGAAATCCTTTTAAAAGAGACTCAGAG GTTTCATTCTTCCTGATACTTAACACAGAAAGGCTTTCCTTGAGAGTAACAAGCGCTAATGTGACTATGTTGCTAAAAAC GATCAGCATTCAAAATATCCCAGTAGTCGTTGCAGAAGCAAAAATTATCTTTGAACTGCATCTGAAAGTCGCTGG TCTTGCTAAACCTTCCCAATTATTCTTTGGAGGAGAAGTAAAAGATTTGAAAGCAATGAAATCAGAAGATGATATCGGCTCTTCGGTCCACTATGAGTTTAGG ATCATTAACCTTGGTCGGCCTCTGAAGTCCTTCGGTTCTGTTGTGCTGAACATTCAGTGGCCAAATGCAACCAAGAAGGGAAAACAGCTCCTGTACCTTGTGCAGATCAAGGATCAtcgaaaaaatattattcactGCACGCCAGCAGAGGCAATCAACCCACTCCGATTTATCAAG GCATCATCTAGAGGACGGCGTGAAGTAGAGCATGAATCAGGCTTGAAGGCTCTTGCCTCTActgatttttttccctttttggACAACAAACGAAAGTATAAAACCCTG ACATGTGCTGATGACTTAAGATGTGTGGCGATAAAGTGCCCTCTTGAGGAAGTGGACAGCACTACAGCCGTTGTTCTTCATGCACGCTTATGGAACAATACTTTTCTTGAG GAGTATAGTTCATTGAACTACTTGGATATTGTACTGGATGCATTTTTGACTCTTAATTCGACTCAGAAGAATATTGGGATGCAGCCATCCAATACTAAG GTGAAGCTAACGGTTTTTCGTGAAAGAAAGCCTGCTTTGCTCAGTCGAGTCCCATGGTGGGTCATTCTACTCAGCATATTGACTGCACTGCTTTTACTGGGTCTTCTCTTCTACCTGTTAAGGAAG tttaaatgcttgaaTTGTGGAATGTGTGCTAAAGAAAAGAAGGTATACTAA